CCGGATGTACGCCGAGTCGGAGGCGCTCTTCGCCCGCCTCGGGGTGAGCATCGACCCGCGCCGCGTCGCCAACGGCCTCTCCATCGCCGACCAGCAGCTGATCGAGATCGCCAAGGCGATCTCGCTCGACGCGAAGCTGCTCGTGATGGACGAGCCCACCGCGGCGCTCAGCGGCAACGAGGTCGCCCGGCTCTTCGCGGTGGCGCGCAGCCTGCGCGACGAGGGCCGCGCCCTGGTCTTCATCTCGCACCGCTTCGACGAGGTCTTCGACCTGTGCGACACGGTGACCGTGATGCGCGACGGCGCCTACGTCGCCACGTCCCGGACCGCCGAGACCACCGAGGCCGAGATCGTCGCCAAGATGGTGGGACGCGAGGTCGCCGAGCTGTTCCCGAAGACCCCGGCCACGATCGGCGACGTCGTGCTCGAGGTCGAGCGCCTCAGCTCCGCCGGAGAGTTCCACGACGTCTCCTTCCAGGTCCGCGCCGGAGAGATCGTGGGTCTGGCCGGCCTGGTCGGCGCCGGCCGTAGCGAGATCGCCCGCGCCGTCTTCGGTGTCGACGGGTACGACGCCGGCCGGGTGACCCTCGCCGGCCGCCCGGTTCCCCAGCGCAACCCCCGTCGCGCCATCCGCGCCGGCATGGCGTTCGTCCCCGAGGACCGCCGGCAGCAGGGACTGGTCATCGACGGATCGGTCGCCAGGAACATCGCCTCGGTGATCCGCGGCGGCCTCGCCCGGGCCGGCCTGCTGACCGCCCGCGCCGAGAACCGTGCGACCGCCCCGTGGGCCGCGCGCCTCGAGGTGAAGACGAGCGCGCTCGACATGCGCGCCGCCACCATGAGCGGCGGCAACCAGCAGAAGGTCGTCATCGCCAAGTGGCTGGCGACCGATCCGCGGCTGCTGATCATCGACGAGCCCACCCGTGGCATCGATGTCGGCACCAAGGCCGAGGTGCACCGGCTCCTGTCCGACCTGGCCGGCCAGGGTCTCGCGATCCTGATGATCTCCTCCGAGCTCCCCGAGGTGCTGGGCATGGCCGACCGTGTGCTGGTCGTCTGCGAGGGCCGGATCACCGCCGACATCCCGCGCGACGAGGCCACTCCGGAGAACGTGATGGCCGCCGCCACCCGCTCCACGACCGCGACGAAGGAGCCGGCCGCATGAGCACCTCGACCCTCGCCCCCTCGCGCGAGAGCGCCGTCACCCGGGCGACCCGCACCGTGCTCCGTTCGCGGGAGCTCGCCATCGTCATCGTGCTGGCGCTACTGCTCGTGGTGGCCACGACCCGGCGCAGCTCGTTCGTGCTGAGCGCCGACGGCTGGCGCGACACGCTCCTGGCGCCGTCGATCCTGCTGCTGCTCGCGGTCGGCCAGATGGTCGTCGTGGTCACGCGCAACGTCGACCTGTCCGTGGGCTCGACGCTCGGCATCACGGCCTACGTCACCGGCAAGATCTTCGTGGCCAACCCGGACACCTCGGTGGTCGTGGTCTTCCTGGCCGGGCTCGCCGTCGGCGCCGTGATCGGCGCCCTCAACGGCCTGCTGGTCACGCTGTTCAAGGTGCCGGCCCTGGTCATCACGCTCGGCACCATGTACGTCCTGCGCGGCGCGCTGACCCACGAGGTCGGCAGCGACCGGATGAACGCCCAGGACTATCCGGCCCACTTCGAGAAGCTGGGCACCCAGCAGGTGCTGACCATCCCGGTGCTGACGATCATCGCGGTCGTCGTCGTCGCGGCCGTCGGCTACTACCTGCACACCGCCCGCGGTGGCCGCGAGCTCTACGCGATCGGCTCCGACCCCGACGCCGCCGACCTCTACGGCCTGCCCACCGCGCGACGGGTGTTCGGCGCCTTCGTCCTGTGCGGTGCCCTCGCCGGCCTGGCCGGCGTCTTCTCCGCCGCCCGCTACGCCACCGCCTTCTCCGGCACCGGCTCCGGCATCGAGCTGCAGGCCGTTGCGGCGGTCGTGATCGGCGGCGTCGCGATCTTCGGCGGCAGCGGCACGGTCTGGGGCGCCGCCATCGGCGCCTTCCTCCTCGTCACCATCAACCGCGCACTCCCGATCCTGGGCATCAGCGAGTTCTGGCAGGGCGCCGTCGTCGGCGCGCTGATCATCGGCTCGATCGTCCTCGACCGCGTGCTCAGCATCCGCCGGACCCAGCAGCTCGTGGAAGCGAGGGACCACGCATGACCACCCTGACTCCCGACGCGCCGCAGGCGGAGCGGGCGACCCGCACCTATCCGGCGTACTCGCGCGGCCTGCTCGCCCGGCTGCTGCTCAACCGCGAGGCCGCGGTCATCGTGGCCCTGGTCGTGGTGTTCCTCTACGCGCTCGGCAACGTGCAGTACTTCGACGGTCCGCTCACCGTCTACAACCTGCTCAAGGAGTACGCGCCCATCTTGCTGATGGCGCTGCCGATGACGCTGATCATCATCACCGGCGAGATCGACCTCTCCGTGGCGAGCACCCTCGGCGCGAGCGCCGCGGTCACCGGCGTCCTGGTCGTCGAGCACGATCTCTCGGTGCCCGTCGCCGCGCTGGTCGCGATCGGCGTCGGTGCCCTCCTCGGCGCGCTCAACGGCTTCTTCGTCGCGTACGTCGGCCTGCCGTCGCTCGCGGTCACCATCGGCAGCCTGGCGCTCTACCGTGGCCTGGCCGAGGGGCTGATCCAGGACAAGCGCGTCTCCGGCTTCCCCGGCGAGCTGCGCAGCTGGCCCACCGACCGCATCGGCGACACCCAGTACCCCAACATCGTCCTCGTCATCGTCGTGCTGGCCGTGCTGTTCGGGCTCCTGCTCCACTTCACCAGCTTCGGACGCAGCGTCTTCGAGGTCGGCCTGAGCGACGAGGCAGCCCGCTTCTCCGGGGTCGACGTCGCGCGCACCAAGCTGATCCTGTTCACGCTCAGCGGCGCGGTCGCCGCGCTCGCCGGGGTCTACGTCGCCCTGAAGTCCAACTCGGTCGCGACCGACACCGGCTCCGGCTTCGAGCTCAAGGTGATCGCGGGCGTACTGCTCGGCGGCGTCTCCATCTTCGGCGGCCGCGGGGCCCTGCACGGCGTGATCGCCGGCGTGCTCCTCATCGCCGTCCTCAACTCGGCGCTCCAGCTCGACGGCCAGGGCTCCGAGGTCATCCAGATCATCATCGGCCTGCTGCTCGTGGGCTCGGTGATCGCCTCCAACTTCCTGCCGCGGATCCGGGCTCTGCTCCCGCGGCGGGCGGTGACTCCCGAGGTCACCACGAAGACGCCGGACACCGGCGACCACACCCGAAAGGTAGCTCAATGAGGATCCACTCCAAGCGGTTCGCTGCCGGTGCAGCGCTGGCGCTGGTCGCCACCCTGGGCCTGGCCGCATGCGGCAGCGACGACGAGGGCGGCTCGAACGGCGGCGGTGACGCCACCACGGTCACCTTCTTGCCGAAGAACCTCGGAAACCCGTACTTCGAGACCAGCGACGCCGGCGGCGAGAAGGCTGTGAAGGAGTTCGGCGGCAAGTACGCCGAGGTGGGTCCCGACACCGCCGGCCCCGACGCGCAGGTCTCCTACATCGACACCGCCGCCGCCCAGGGCGTGAACGCCCTGATCATCTCGGCCAACGACCCGACCGCGCTGTGCGACTCCCTCAACGCCGCCCGCGACGCCGGGACGAAGGTCGTCACCTTCGACTCCGACACCGACCCCGAGTGCCGCGACCTGTTCATCAACCAGGCCACCGCCGAGGGCATCGCGAAGGTCCAGGTCGACATGATCGCCGAGCAGATCGGTGACAGCGGAGAGATCGCCATCCTGTCGGCGGCGGCGAACGCCACCAACCAGAACGCCTGGATCGACCTCATCAAGTCCGACCTCGAGGCCGACCACCCGAACATCAAGCTCGTCGACACCGTCTACGGCGACGACGACGACCAGACCTCGTTCGACAAGACCGCGGCGCTGCTGGCCGACCACCCGAACCTCAAGGGCATCATCTCGCCGACCACCGTCGGCATCTCGGCCGCGGCCCGCTACCTGTCGACCTCCGACGCCAAGGGCAAGGTCGCGCTCACGGGCCTCGGCACCCCCGACCAGATGCGTGACTACGTCAAGGACGGCACCGTCAAGGAGTTCGCGCTGTGGAACCCGGAGGAGCTCGGCTACCTCTCGGCGTACGCCGGCAAGGCGCTCGCCGACGGCGACATCACCGGCAAGGAGGGCGACACCTTCAAGGCCGGCGACCTCGGCGAGTTCACGATCGGTGAGGACGCCACCGTGCTGCTCGGCGACCCGTTCCGCTTCAACGCCGACAACATCGACCAGTTCCACTTCTGATCCCGCCACCGCAGGAACAGGGAGAGGGTCCACCATGCCCCGCTACTGCTTCAGCCTCCAGGTCCGTCCCGACCGGATGGACGAGTACGTCGAGCGTCACCGTGCCGTCTGGCCCGAGATGCTCGCCGCGCTCGAGGAGACCGGCTGGCGCAACTACTCCTTGTTCCTGCGGGACGACGGGCTGCTGATCGGGTACGTCGAGTCCGACGACCTCGCCGCAGCTCAGGCCGCCATGGCCGCCACCGAGGTCAACGCCCGCTGGCAGGCCGACATGGCACCGTTCTTCACCCAGCTCGAGGGCACGCCCGACGAAGGCAATGTCGCTCTCCACGAGGTCTTCAACCTCGACGACCAGCTCACCACGGCACGCGCAGAAAGCCACCACTCATGACCGACTTCGCCGCCATCGCGGCTCAGCTCGAAGGCCAGGCCATCGAGCTCCCCTCCTGGGCGTTCGGCAACTCCGGCACCCGTTTCAAGGTCTTCGGCAGCGCGGGCACCCCGCGCTCGGTCGAGGAGAAGATCGCCGACGCCGCCACCGTGCACCGCCTCACCGGCCTCGCGCCGAAGGTCGCCCTCCACATCCCGTGGGACAAGGTCGACGACTACACCGCGCTGCGCGCCTACGCCGCGGAGCAGGGCGTCGAGCTCGGCACCATCAACTCCAACACCTTCCAGGACGACGACTACAAGCTCGGCTCCCTCGCCCACGTCGACCCGAAGGTCCGCCAGAAGGCGATCGACCACCACTTCGAGTGCATCGACGTGATGAACGCGACCGGTTCCCGCGACCTGAAGATCTGGCTCGCCGACGGCAGCAACTACCCCGGCCAGGCCGACCTGCGCGGCCGGCAGGACCGTCTCGCCGAGTCGCTCGCCGCGATCTACGACCGGATCGGCGCCGAGCAGCGACTGGTGCTGGAGTACAAGTTCTTCGAGCCGGCGTTCTACCACACCGACGTCCCCGACTGGGGCACGTCGTACGCCCAGGTCAGCGCCCTCGGAGAGCGGGCCGTGGTCTGTCTCGACACCGGCCACCACGCGCCGGGCACCAACATCGAGTTCATCGTGATGCAGCTGCTGCGTCTCGGAAAGCTGGGCTCCTTCGACTTCAACTCGCGCTTCTACGCCGACGACGACCTGATCGTCGGAGCGGCCGACCCGTTCCAGCTGTTCCGGATCATCTTCGAGGTGATCCGCGGCGGCGGCTACGGCCCGGCCAACCCCGACGGGCGCAGCGACGTGGCGTTCATGCTCGACCAGTGCCACAACGTCGAGGACAAGATCCCCGGCCAGATCCGCTCGGTGCTCAACGTGCAGGAGATGACCGCCCGCGCGCTGCTCGTCGACCGGGCCGCGCTCGACGCCGCGCAGTCGGCCGGCGACGTGCTCGGCGCCAACGGCGTGCTGATGGACGCCTTCTACACCGACGTCCGCGCCGACCTGGCCGCGTGGCGCGAGGAGCGCGGCCTGCCGGCCGACCCGATGCGCGCGTACGCCGAGTCCGGCTACCAGGCCGAGATCGAGGCCGCCCGCGTCGGCGGCACCCAGCTTTCGTGGAACTGAGGGTTTCGAGGCTCGTCGCTAGCGCTCCTCGCACCTCAACCACCGAGTCAAAGGACAAGGAATGAACCCCGCAGCAGCCGCGTTGATCGCGCGCTCCAACCGCCTCGGCGCCGACCCCAAGAACACCAACTACGCGGGTGGCAACACCTCGGCCAAGGGCACCGAGACCGACCCGGTCACCGGTGAACCCGTGGAGCTGCTCTGGGTCAAGGGATCCGGCGGCGACCTCGGCACCCTCAAGGAGACGGGTCTGGCCGTGCTCCGCCTGGACCGGATGCGCAGCCTGGTCGACGTCTATCCGGGCATCGAGCGCGAGGACGAGATGGTCGCCGCGTTCGACTACTGCCTGCACGGCAAGGGCGGCGCCGCGCCGTCGATCGACACCGCCATGCACGGCCTGGTCGACGCCGCGCACGTCGACCACCTGCACCCCGACTCCGGTATCGCGATCGCGACCGCCGCCGACGGCCCGGACCTGACCACCACGATCTTCGGCGACCGGGTCGTCTGGGTCCCGTGGCGCCGTCCCGGCTTCCAGCTCGGCCTCGACATCGCCGAGATCAAGGAGAAGAACCCGCAGGCGGTCGGCTGCATCCTCGGCGGCCACGGCATCACCGCGTGGGGCGACACCAGCGAGGAGGCCGAGACCAACTCGCTGTGGATCATCGACACCGCGGCTGCCTACATCGCCGAGCACTCGAAGGCCGAGCCGTTCGGCCCTGCCCTCGACGGCTACGCCGCCCTGCCCGACGCCGAGCGCCGGGCCCGGGCCGCAGCCCTGGCACCGACGATCCGCGGCATCGCCAGCGCGGACCGCCCGATGGTCGGCCACTTCACCGGCGCCGACGTGGTCCTCGACTTCCTGGCCGCCGCCGAGCACCCGCGCCTGGCCGCCCTCGGCACCTCGTGCCCCGACCACTTCCTGCGCACCAAGGTCAAGCCGCTGGTGCTCGACCTGCCCCCGACCGCGTCGGTCGAGGACAGCATCGCTCGGCTGCACGAGCTCGCCGCGGCCTACCGCGAGGACTACCAGGGCTACTACGACCGCAACGCCGTCGCCGACTCGCCGGCCATCCGCGGCAAGGACCCGCTGATCGTGCTGGTCCCCGGAGTGGGCATGTTCAGCTTCGGCAAGGACAAGCAGACCGCCCGCGTGGCGGGGGAGTTCTACGTCAACGCGATCAACGTGATGCGCGGCGCCGAGGGCCTGTCGACGTACGCCCCGATCGACGAGGCGGAGAAGTTCCGCATCGAGTACTGGGCGCTCGAGGAGGCCAAGCTCCAGCGGATGCCGAAGCCCAAGCCGCTCGCCACCCGGGTCGCGCTCGTCACCGGCTCCGCCTCCGGGATCGGCAAGGCGACTGCGGCCAAGCTCGCCGCCGAGGGCGCCTGTGTGGTGATTGCCGACCTCAGCCTCGAGAAGGCGCAGGAGACCGCCGCCGAGCTGGGCGGACCCGACGTCGCCGTCGGCGTCCAGGTCGACGTGAGCAGCGAGGCCGCCGTGCGGGCCGCCGTCGACGCGGCCGTGCTGGCCTTCGGCGGGGTCGACCTGGTCGTCAACAACGCCGGCCTGTCCCTCTCCCGCTCGCTGCTCGAGACCACCGAGAAGGACTGGGACCTCCAGCACGACGTGATGGCCAAGGGCTCGTTCCTCGTCGCCAAGGCGACCGCGAAGGTGATGATCGAGCAGCAGATGGGCGGCGACATCGTCTACATCTCCAGCAAGAACTCGATCTTCGCCGGCCCCAACAACGTCGCGTACGGCGCCGCGAAGGCCGACCAGGCCCACCAGGTCCGGCTGCTGGCCGCCGAGCTGGGGGAGCACGGCATCAAGGTCAACGGCGTGAACCCCGACGGAGTCGTCCAGGGCTCCGGCATCTTCGCCAGCGGCTGGGGCGCCAACCGGGCCGCGGTCTACGGCGTCGAGGAGAAGGACCTGGGCAAGTTCTACGCCCAGCGCACCATCCTCAAGCGCGAGGTACTGCCGGAGAACATCGCCAACGCCGTCTT
The genomic region above belongs to Nocardioides sp. QY071 and contains:
- a CDS encoding sugar ABC transporter ATP-binding protein; this translates as MSDHEERTGPTLALRGVAKSFGAVVALRSGTLEVDPGSIHALVGENGAGKSTLVKIVAGVHRRDAGEFELQGEPVDFASTAESKAAGVAVIYQEPTLFPDLSVAENIFMGRHPLRGGRRIDRPRMYAESEALFARLGVSIDPRRVANGLSIADQQLIEIAKAISLDAKLLVMDEPTAALSGNEVARLFAVARSLRDEGRALVFISHRFDEVFDLCDTVTVMRDGAYVATSRTAETTEAEIVAKMVGREVAELFPKTPATIGDVVLEVERLSSAGEFHDVSFQVRAGEIVGLAGLVGAGRSEIARAVFGVDGYDAGRVTLAGRPVPQRNPRRAIRAGMAFVPEDRRQQGLVIDGSVARNIASVIRGGLARAGLLTARAENRATAPWAARLEVKTSALDMRAATMSGGNQQKVVIAKWLATDPRLLIIDEPTRGIDVGTKAEVHRLLSDLAGQGLAILMISSELPEVLGMADRVLVVCEGRITADIPRDEATPENVMAAATRSTTATKEPAA
- a CDS encoding bifunctional aldolase/short-chain dehydrogenase codes for the protein MNPAAAALIARSNRLGADPKNTNYAGGNTSAKGTETDPVTGEPVELLWVKGSGGDLGTLKETGLAVLRLDRMRSLVDVYPGIEREDEMVAAFDYCLHGKGGAAPSIDTAMHGLVDAAHVDHLHPDSGIAIATAADGPDLTTTIFGDRVVWVPWRRPGFQLGLDIAEIKEKNPQAVGCILGGHGITAWGDTSEEAETNSLWIIDTAAAYIAEHSKAEPFGPALDGYAALPDAERRARAAALAPTIRGIASADRPMVGHFTGADVVLDFLAAAEHPRLAALGTSCPDHFLRTKVKPLVLDLPPTASVEDSIARLHELAAAYREDYQGYYDRNAVADSPAIRGKDPLIVLVPGVGMFSFGKDKQTARVAGEFYVNAINVMRGAEGLSTYAPIDEAEKFRIEYWALEEAKLQRMPKPKPLATRVALVTGSASGIGKATAAKLAAEGACVVIADLSLEKAQETAAELGGPDVAVGVQVDVSSEAAVRAAVDAAVLAFGGVDLVVNNAGLSLSRSLLETTEKDWDLQHDVMAKGSFLVAKATAKVMIEQQMGGDIVYISSKNSIFAGPNNVAYGAAKADQAHQVRLLAAELGEHGIKVNGVNPDGVVQGSGIFASGWGANRAAVYGVEEKDLGKFYAQRTILKREVLPENIANAVFVLCTDELSHTTGLHIPVDAGVAAAFLR
- a CDS encoding L-rhamnose mutarotase; the protein is MPRYCFSLQVRPDRMDEYVERHRAVWPEMLAALEETGWRNYSLFLRDDGLLIGYVESDDLAAAQAAMAATEVNARWQADMAPFFTQLEGTPDEGNVALHEVFNLDDQLTTARAESHHS
- the rhaI gene encoding L-rhamnose isomerase, whose product is MTDFAAIAAQLEGQAIELPSWAFGNSGTRFKVFGSAGTPRSVEEKIADAATVHRLTGLAPKVALHIPWDKVDDYTALRAYAAEQGVELGTINSNTFQDDDYKLGSLAHVDPKVRQKAIDHHFECIDVMNATGSRDLKIWLADGSNYPGQADLRGRQDRLAESLAAIYDRIGAEQRLVLEYKFFEPAFYHTDVPDWGTSYAQVSALGERAVVCLDTGHHAPGTNIEFIVMQLLRLGKLGSFDFNSRFYADDDLIVGAADPFQLFRIIFEVIRGGGYGPANPDGRSDVAFMLDQCHNVEDKIPGQIRSVLNVQEMTARALLVDRAALDAAQSAGDVLGANGVLMDAFYTDVRADLAAWREERGLPADPMRAYAESGYQAEIEAARVGGTQLSWN
- a CDS encoding ABC transporter permease, with amino-acid sequence MSTSTLAPSRESAVTRATRTVLRSRELAIVIVLALLLVVATTRRSSFVLSADGWRDTLLAPSILLLLAVGQMVVVVTRNVDLSVGSTLGITAYVTGKIFVANPDTSVVVVFLAGLAVGAVIGALNGLLVTLFKVPALVITLGTMYVLRGALTHEVGSDRMNAQDYPAHFEKLGTQQVLTIPVLTIIAVVVVAAVGYYLHTARGGRELYAIGSDPDAADLYGLPTARRVFGAFVLCGALAGLAGVFSAARYATAFSGTGSGIELQAVAAVVIGGVAIFGGSGTVWGAAIGAFLLVTINRALPILGISEFWQGAVVGALIIGSIVLDRVLSIRRTQQLVEARDHA
- a CDS encoding ABC transporter permease; the protein is MTTLTPDAPQAERATRTYPAYSRGLLARLLLNREAAVIVALVVVFLYALGNVQYFDGPLTVYNLLKEYAPILLMALPMTLIIITGEIDLSVASTLGASAAVTGVLVVEHDLSVPVAALVAIGVGALLGALNGFFVAYVGLPSLAVTIGSLALYRGLAEGLIQDKRVSGFPGELRSWPTDRIGDTQYPNIVLVIVVLAVLFGLLLHFTSFGRSVFEVGLSDEAARFSGVDVARTKLILFTLSGAVAALAGVYVALKSNSVATDTGSGFELKVIAGVLLGGVSIFGGRGALHGVIAGVLLIAVLNSALQLDGQGSEVIQIIIGLLLVGSVIASNFLPRIRALLPRRAVTPEVTTKTPDTGDHTRKVAQ
- the rhaS gene encoding rhamnose ABC transporter substrate-binding protein; this encodes MRIHSKRFAAGAALALVATLGLAACGSDDEGGSNGGGDATTVTFLPKNLGNPYFETSDAGGEKAVKEFGGKYAEVGPDTAGPDAQVSYIDTAAAQGVNALIISANDPTALCDSLNAARDAGTKVVTFDSDTDPECRDLFINQATAEGIAKVQVDMIAEQIGDSGEIAILSAAANATNQNAWIDLIKSDLEADHPNIKLVDTVYGDDDDQTSFDKTAALLADHPNLKGIISPTTVGISAAARYLSTSDAKGKVALTGLGTPDQMRDYVKDGTVKEFALWNPEELGYLSAYAGKALADGDITGKEGDTFKAGDLGEFTIGEDATVLLGDPFRFNADNIDQFHF